In Thermoanaerobacterium sp. PSU-2, one genomic interval encodes:
- a CDS encoding HD domain-containing protein produces the protein MGILINRIKRILSDEAEKVYIVGGTIRDRILNVDISDYDFAVLGDAASISKLVCDKLKGSYVPYAEDRGTYRVVYENVVLDFTQIKGENIDDDLIHRDFTINAMAIRLNDFFDVDLIVDPLGGLKDLREKKIKCVGKSSFDDDPLRMLRAIRFAAKYNFSIDEDSKNLIKEKADLIKNVSSERIMSEIYSILKSKESFKYVQMMDELGLIDALFPEIAEMKEIGKCYYQVLDSWHHSIKTIEEYETIVNDLRFPSDIENLAKKYLDKDLSSGNKLKDVLKLAAMFHEIGKKDAIYIDSDNRLQFYNHDVKGEKIVADIAKRLKLAKKEASLIKKMVLYHVNPFSLYIDGTGNKALFKFFSDLEENAIGCLLLSLADVTSAMKGQGRLNEASCYRNFITKLLRRYMDFEKTKTPLLTPLDIIVNFDLKDYKLLNQILYELRKNQFYGEIESREDAVKFVEERMKMEKI, from the coding sequence ATGGGGATATTGATAAACAGGATAAAGCGCATACTATCTGATGAGGCCGAAAAAGTCTATATTGTAGGAGGAACCATAAGAGACAGAATACTAAATGTAGATATAAGCGATTATGATTTTGCTGTATTAGGTGATGCTGCTTCGATTTCAAAGCTTGTATGTGATAAGCTAAAAGGCTCTTATGTGCCTTATGCAGAAGACAGAGGCACATATAGAGTCGTATATGAAAATGTAGTGCTGGATTTCACGCAAATTAAAGGCGAAAATATAGATGATGATTTGATTCATAGGGACTTTACAATAAATGCGATGGCAATAAGGCTAAATGATTTTTTTGATGTAGACTTGATAGTAGATCCTTTAGGTGGATTAAAGGATTTAAGAGAAAAGAAGATAAAATGCGTAGGGAAAAGTTCCTTCGATGATGACCCTTTAAGGATGCTTAGAGCTATTAGATTTGCAGCTAAGTACAATTTTTCTATAGATGAGGATTCCAAAAACCTTATAAAAGAAAAAGCCGATTTGATTAAGAACGTTTCTTCAGAAAGAATTATGAGTGAAATATATTCTATACTTAAGTCAAAGGAGTCCTTCAAATACGTACAAATGATGGACGAGCTGGGATTAATCGATGCGCTTTTCCCTGAGATAGCTGAGATGAAAGAGATAGGCAAGTGCTATTATCAGGTTTTGGACTCATGGCATCATTCCATAAAGACTATAGAAGAATATGAAACAATTGTAAATGACCTCAGATTTCCTTCAGATATAGAAAATTTGGCCAAAAAGTACCTTGATAAAGATCTTTCCTCAGGAAACAAGCTAAAAGATGTATTGAAACTGGCTGCAATGTTTCATGAAATCGGCAAAAAAGATGCCATTTACATAGATTCTGATAACAGGCTTCAGTTTTACAATCACGATGTAAAGGGAGAAAAAATTGTTGCAGATATAGCTAAGAGATTAAAACTGGCGAAAAAAGAAGCATCTCTGATAAAGAAGATGGTTTTGTACCACGTAAATCCATTTTCACTTTACATAGATGGGACTGGAAACAAAGCATTGTTTAAATTCTTTTCAGACCTTGAAGAAAATGCTATAGGGTGTTTGCTTTTGTCGTTAGCTGATGTTACTTCGGCTATGAAAGGACAAGGCAGGTTGAATGAAGCTTCATGCTACAGAAATTTTATAACAAAGCTATTAAGAAGGTACATGGACTTTGAAAAGACGAAGACACCACTTCTTACGCCGCTTGATATAATAGTCAATTTCGATCTTAAAGATTATAAGCTTTTAAATCAAATACTATACGAATTGAGGAAAAATCAATTTTACGGTGAAATAGAAAGCAGAGAAGATGCAGTAAAATTTGTGGAGGAAAGGATGAAGATGGAGAAAATATAG
- a CDS encoding ABC transporter permease, with amino-acid sequence MIKLIKYEFLGRYKYYLGFLAALILLNIYLITKNNTWSHGLPFVVSFMAGFACFVAVLISGVMLYQRDMYGNTGYLLFTLPQRGFDIAFSKLIISIIEFTLFITVSGVMAFINLLYVNEAKVFIDAVLQHKIFILYIFISTLLSFIALLILSYFSITISKIAIYSKKYGKVLSIVLFLIIFYVIGKINGLLINLFPYNLNINLFSGIAQRSDNFALSFAVFPINVASFVFQTLVYIGLFTLTSYLIDKKIDL; translated from the coding sequence ATGATTAAACTAATAAAGTATGAGTTTTTAGGAAGGTATAAATATTATCTTGGATTTTTGGCTGCCTTGATTTTATTGAATATATACCTTATAACAAAAAATAATACATGGTCACATGGCTTGCCATTCGTTGTATCTTTTATGGCTGGATTTGCCTGCTTTGTAGCCGTGCTTATATCAGGAGTGATGTTGTATCAGAGAGATATGTACGGCAATACAGGATATCTTTTGTTTACACTGCCACAAAGAGGTTTTGACATAGCTTTTTCAAAGCTAATTATATCGATCATTGAATTCACATTGTTTATAACAGTATCTGGAGTGATGGCATTTATAAATCTATTATATGTGAATGAAGCTAAAGTGTTTATAGATGCAGTACTTCAACATAAAATTTTTATACTTTATATATTTATATCTACTTTATTGAGTTTTATTGCTTTATTGATTTTGTCGTATTTTTCTATCACAATCAGCAAGATAGCTATTTACAGCAAAAAATATGGAAAAGTTTTGTCAATAGTTCTATTTCTGATTATTTTCTATGTAATCGGTAAAATTAATGGTCTTCTCATTAATTTATTTCCATACAATTTAAATATAAATCTATTTTCAGGAATTGCACAAAGAAGCGATAATTTTGCTTTGTCTTTTGCGGTTTTCCCGATAAATGTAGCAAGCTTTGTTTTCCAAACACTTGTATATATAGGTTTATTCACTCTGACATCATATCTTATTGACAAAAAAATAGATCTATAA
- a CDS encoding Mrp/NBP35 family ATP-binding protein, translated as MLTKEQILNVLKDVFDPEIGRSIVDLNMVDNINIDGSTVTVDIKLTIKGCPLQNTIKEDVINKLKSLDGVDDVVVNMGAMTEEERQKLANSMNQGKVPLFEKTRVIAVGSGKGGVGKSTVSANLAVALGKLGYKVGLIDADVLGFSIPRLLGIVGERPYALDENTILPIEKYGIKVISMGNFADEDTPLIWRGPLLGGVLEQFMNDVYWGKLDYMIIDLPPGTGDVPLTIMQKIPEQKFLLVTTPQASASHVAGRIAYMAQKVNIELIGIAENMSYFECPDCHKKYNIFGEGETDRLAKELNTEVLVKIPIDIKIREKSDIGLPVAFINEPEAEYYLELAKKVSEKVKPIG; from the coding sequence TTGCTTACAAAAGAACAAATTTTAAATGTACTAAAAGATGTTTTTGATCCTGAGATAGGAAGAAGCATCGTCGACCTTAATATGGTTGATAATATCAATATAGACGGCAGTACAGTCACAGTTGACATAAAATTGACAATCAAAGGCTGTCCACTTCAAAACACCATAAAGGAAGATGTCATAAATAAACTTAAAAGCTTGGATGGCGTTGATGATGTGGTTGTCAACATGGGAGCCATGACAGAAGAAGAAAGGCAAAAGCTTGCAAATAGCATGAATCAAGGGAAAGTGCCTTTGTTTGAAAAGACTCGTGTTATCGCAGTTGGAAGCGGCAAAGGCGGTGTTGGTAAGTCTACGGTTTCTGCAAACCTTGCAGTTGCTTTAGGAAAGTTAGGCTACAAAGTTGGCTTAATTGATGCCGATGTTTTAGGCTTCAGCATACCTCGTTTATTAGGCATAGTAGGCGAAAGACCTTATGCATTAGATGAAAATACGATACTGCCAATAGAGAAGTACGGCATCAAGGTTATCTCCATGGGCAATTTTGCAGATGAAGATACACCGCTTATTTGGAGAGGACCGCTTTTAGGAGGCGTCCTGGAGCAGTTTATGAATGATGTTTATTGGGGAAAACTTGACTACATGATAATTGACTTGCCACCAGGCACTGGGGATGTACCTCTTACAATAATGCAGAAAATACCTGAGCAGAAATTTTTGCTTGTCACGACTCCACAAGCATCTGCTTCACATGTGGCAGGAAGGATTGCATATATGGCTCAGAAGGTAAATATAGAGCTTATAGGAATAGCTGAAAACATGTCGTACTTTGAGTGCCCTGATTGCCATAAAAAGTACAATATATTTGGAGAAGGCGAAACAGACAGACTTGCAAAAGAGCTTAATACAGAAGTTCTTGTAAAGATTCCTATTGACATAAAGATACGCGAAAAAAGCGATATTGGCTTGCCAGTAGCTTTTATAAATGAACCTGAAGCAGAATACTATTTGGAACTGGCGAAAAAAGTGTCAGAAAAAGTAAAGCCTATTGGCTGA
- a CDS encoding HPr family phosphocarrier protein: MKEFQISLNSIDKVKNFVEKMSKYPFDIDIVSGRYVIDAKSIMGIFSLNLENLLTVIPHTDDEEALAKFSDDIKEYMK, translated from the coding sequence ATGAAGGAGTTTCAGATTTCTTTAAATTCAATTGATAAGGTCAAAAATTTTGTGGAGAAGATGTCAAAATACCCTTTTGATATTGACATCGTATCAGGTCGCTACGTCATCGATGCAAAGTCCATAATGGGGATTTTCAGTCTAAATCTTGAAAACTTGCTTACGGTTATACCACACACAGACGATGAAGAAGCATTGGCTAAGTTTTCCGATGACATAAAAGAATACATGAAGTAA
- a CDS encoding MFS transporter, which produces MNDFAKRNKIFLSNSNFMLYIIGYVISGIGTRLTTIAISSKILYLTNSGLSLSATLMLEGIPSFLLGLFAGNVVDKMRKKNILMILYILFAFTSFGLIFANDMSLIYIISFINGILTSFEYPARSSIVPLLVDKDHLLEANSIRSSLSSINMIVGYSIGGIIVSIFGNDISFLIDSLTFIIIAILIAFIRIDEKAQEDKSENIFNDVLKTINNIVSEIKQGIRFIKDSMVIRQVINLNLLSTLIISMQTPLVYIFVKNYLGGEKLLAARSGMLFSLAGVGGLIGGILINSIGKKFNNISIMTTVLLFDGITLIAFSNSKIFLLSSILFTFLGVIFVVFETLTDTIIQENTNDDNRGKVYGFLGSLVDPLSIISLGIGGALTGIFNAKAIFILCGIAEITVSLIYKTYNRVKSIN; this is translated from the coding sequence ATGAATGATTTTGCAAAAAGAAATAAAATATTTCTATCAAATAGCAATTTTATGCTTTATATTATTGGTTATGTAATATCAGGTATTGGCACAAGACTTACCACGATAGCTATCTCAAGCAAAATATTGTATCTTACAAATAGTGGACTGTCTTTAAGTGCAACACTAATGCTTGAAGGGATACCGAGTTTTTTGCTAGGTTTGTTTGCTGGGAATGTAGTCGATAAGATGAGAAAAAAGAACATATTGATGATTTTATATATATTATTTGCTTTTACGTCTTTTGGATTGATATTTGCAAATGATATGAGCCTAATATACATAATTAGTTTTATAAACGGTATATTAACATCATTTGAATATCCCGCTAGAAGTTCGATTGTCCCGCTTTTGGTTGATAAAGACCATCTCTTAGAGGCAAATAGCATAAGAAGCAGTTTATCAAGTATAAATATGATAGTGGGGTATTCTATAGGTGGTATAATTGTTTCGATATTTGGGAATGATATATCTTTTTTAATAGATAGTCTTACATTTATCATAATCGCGATTTTAATTGCATTTATTAGAATAGATGAAAAGGCTCAAGAAGATAAAAGTGAGAATATATTTAATGATGTATTAAAAACAATCAACAATATAGTAAGTGAAATAAAGCAAGGAATAAGATTTATCAAAGACAGCATGGTAATAAGACAGGTGATAAATCTTAATCTATTGAGTACGCTTATAATAAGTATGCAAACGCCACTTGTGTATATTTTTGTTAAGAACTACCTAGGTGGAGAGAAATTGCTTGCAGCAAGAAGTGGTATGCTTTTTTCGCTAGCAGGTGTTGGAGGGCTTATTGGAGGTATATTGATAAATTCAATAGGAAAGAAATTTAATAATATTTCAATTATGACGACTGTACTGCTTTTTGATGGAATTACTCTAATTGCATTTTCAAACAGCAAAATATTTTTATTATCATCAATACTTTTTACCTTCTTAGGCGTAATATTTGTAGTATTTGAAACACTTACAGATACGATAATACAAGAAAATACTAATGACGATAATAGAGGCAAGGTTTACGGATTTTTAGGTTCATTAGTCGATCCTTTATCGATAATATCCTTAGGAATAGGTGGTGCTTTAACAGGCATATTTAACGCAAAGGCGATTTTTATTCTATGTGGAATTGCAGAGATTACTGTATCACTTATTTATAAAACATATAATAGGGTTAAATCAATCAATTGA
- a CDS encoding TatD family hydrolase — MIIDSHAHLEDEKYDEDRDDVIKRCKDELTLLINVGSSIETSKKSIELAKSNDFIYAAIGIHPEHSQKEINDIGVIEELLSQEKVVAIGEIGLDYYYGDPPVEYQKQCFIEQIRLAKKYDLPIIIHDRDAHGDMLDIIKKEWTSSLRGVFHSYSGSSEMAFQLIEMNFYISLGGPVTFKNAKKAVDVAMKVPIEKLLIETDSPYLTPVPHRGKRNEPINVKYVAQKIAEIKNMIFDEVCDITASNALELFKISPSNL; from the coding sequence ATGATTATAGATTCTCATGCACACCTGGAAGATGAAAAGTATGATGAAGATAGGGATGATGTTATAAAAAGGTGCAAAGATGAGCTTACATTATTGATAAATGTAGGATCCAGCATTGAGACGTCAAAAAAATCGATTGAGCTTGCTAAAAGTAACGATTTTATATATGCCGCCATTGGCATACACCCTGAGCATTCACAAAAAGAGATAAACGACATTGGGGTTATTGAGGAATTGTTATCACAAGAAAAAGTTGTTGCTATAGGAGAGATAGGACTTGACTATTATTACGGCGATCCACCAGTTGAATACCAGAAACAGTGCTTCATAGAACAGATAAGGCTTGCCAAAAAGTATGATTTGCCAATAATAATCCACGACAGGGATGCACATGGCGATATGCTTGATATTATCAAAAAAGAGTGGACAAGCAGTTTAAGAGGAGTTTTTCACAGCTATTCAGGCAGCAGCGAAATGGCATTTCAGTTGATTGAGATGAACTTTTACATCTCATTGGGAGGACCAGTGACATTTAAAAATGCGAAAAAAGCAGTTGATGTAGCTATGAAAGTGCCGATAGAAAAGTTGTTAATTGAGACAGATAGTCCTTACTTGACGCCTGTGCCCCATAGAGGTAAGAGGAATGAGCCTATTAATGTGAAATACGTGGCACAAAAGATTGCTGAAATAAAGAATATGATATTTGATGAGGTTTGTGATATAACAGCATCTAACGCCTTAGAGTTATTTAAAATAAGTCCAAGTAATTTATAG
- a CDS encoding ABC transporter ATP-binding protein, translated as MGLILKTANLTKNYYSKKALKGINIELEEGKILGLLGPNGSGKTTFIKIAAGILRPTSGEILIDGQEPGIYTKSIISYLPDINYLYKWMKIRDAINFFKDFYADFDIEKSKRLLDFMMLNENDKVTSLSKGMLEKLHLTLVLSRNAKLYIFDEPLGGIDPNTREKIIDAIIDNIREDSSMIISTHLVRDIERLFDDVAFISDGEIILKGNAEELRMERNKSIDEIFREVYE; from the coding sequence ATGGGGTTAATTTTAAAAACGGCAAACCTTACTAAAAATTATTACAGCAAAAAGGCATTAAAAGGAATTAATATTGAGTTGGAAGAGGGTAAAATATTAGGTCTTTTAGGTCCTAACGGCAGTGGGAAGACTACATTTATAAAGATTGCAGCAGGCATATTAAGGCCCACATCTGGCGAAATATTAATTGACGGTCAGGAACCAGGTATTTATACAAAATCAATTATATCGTATCTACCTGATATAAACTATCTCTATAAATGGATGAAGATTAGAGATGCGATAAATTTCTTCAAAGATTTTTACGCTGATTTTGACATTGAAAAATCAAAAAGATTGCTGGATTTTATGATGCTGAATGAAAATGATAAAGTAACGTCACTTTCAAAAGGAATGCTTGAAAAATTGCATCTTACACTTGTGCTTTCAAGAAATGCGAAACTATATATTTTTGATGAACCCCTTGGGGGAATAGATCCTAATACAAGGGAAAAGATAATTGACGCAATAATTGATAATATCCGCGAAGATAGTTCAATGATTATATCTACACACCTTGTAAGAGATATTGAAAGGCTTTTTGACGATGTGGCATTTATCTCAGATGGTGAAATTATTTTAAAAGGAAATGCCGAAGAATTAAGGATGGAAAGAAATAAATCTATTGATGAAATCTTCAGGGAGGTGTATGAATAA
- the rsmA gene encoding 16S rRNA (adenine(1518)-N(6)/adenine(1519)-N(6))-dimethyltransferase RsmA: MKIKGFNTKKRLGQNFIFDEDILSKIVDLSGITKDDNVIEIGAGLGTLTRKILEKANMVVSYEIDQEAYDILKADFKGRDNLIVLNDDIMKVDLKETVNAYFGGEKCKVVANLPYYITSPIIMKLLESHLMKDITIMVQKEVAERICANPGGKDYGVLTVAVNYYSKPEILLNLPPEVFSPKPKVSSSLIKLHVLDKPSVFVKDERLFFRIVKSSFGQRRKVITNSLKSLSIDQSIIADALTKCGIDLKQRGETLSIEKFAELANTIYDMKM, translated from the coding sequence ATGAAAATAAAAGGATTCAATACAAAGAAAAGACTTGGACAAAATTTTATTTTTGATGAAGACATACTATCAAAAATAGTGGATTTATCAGGCATAACAAAGGATGATAATGTGATAGAGATAGGCGCAGGTTTAGGCACCCTTACAAGGAAAATATTGGAGAAGGCTAATATGGTAGTGTCTTATGAGATAGACCAAGAAGCTTATGACATACTTAAGGCAGATTTTAAAGGACGTGATAATCTAATCGTATTAAATGACGATATAATGAAAGTTGACTTGAAAGAAACTGTTAATGCGTATTTTGGAGGGGAAAAGTGCAAAGTCGTTGCAAACCTGCCTTATTACATAACATCGCCTATAATAATGAAACTTTTAGAGTCCCACTTGATGAAAGACATAACTATAATGGTGCAGAAAGAAGTGGCGGAGAGGATATGTGCGAATCCAGGTGGCAAAGATTATGGCGTATTGACAGTAGCAGTAAACTATTACTCAAAGCCGGAGATACTGTTAAATCTTCCTCCGGAAGTATTTTCACCTAAGCCAAAAGTAAGTTCATCGCTTATAAAATTACATGTCCTTGATAAGCCATCTGTATTTGTGAAGGACGAAAGACTTTTTTTTAGAATAGTAAAATCATCATTTGGACAGAGAAGAAAAGTAATAACAAATTCTTTAAAATCCCTTAGCATTGATCAATCAATAATTGCAGATGCTTTGACAAAATGTGGCATAGACTTAAAACAAAGAGGAGAGACTCTTTCAATAGAAAAGTTTGCTGAGCTTGCAAACACCATTTATGATATGAAGATGTAA
- a CDS encoding GntR family transcriptional regulator produces MKVEFNEKMPIYIQIMDMIKRDIVTKKLNVGDKLPSVREMAESLKVNPNTVQRAYQELERENVTYTQRGMGTFITENTEKLASLKREMAKEIVESFVTGMRSLGFNSSEILEIVEEYLKKEVN; encoded by the coding sequence ATGAAAGTCGAATTCAATGAAAAAATGCCTATTTATATCCAGATTATGGATATGATAAAAAGGGACATAGTGACAAAAAAATTAAATGTAGGAGATAAATTGCCTTCTGTACGAGAAATGGCCGAAAGCCTTAAAGTGAATCCAAATACTGTTCAAAGAGCTTATCAAGAACTTGAAAGGGAAAACGTCACATATACACAAAGAGGCATGGGAACATTTATAACCGAAAATACCGAAAAGCTTGCATCATTAAAAAGAGAAATGGCAAAAGAGATAGTTGAGTCATTTGTAACAGGTATGAGAAGCTTAGGATTCAATTCAAGTGAAATACTCGAAATTGTTGAGGAATATCTTAAAAAGGAGGTCAACTGA
- the metG gene encoding methionine--tRNA ligase, with translation MAKTFYITTPIYYPSDKLHIGHSYTTVAADAMARFKRLTGYDVMFLTGTDEHGQKIQRKAKEKGVTPKQYVDEIVAWIKDLWKTMDISNDKFIRTTDKQHEEIVQKIFTKLYEKGDIYKSEYEGWYCTPCETFWTEKQLVDGNCPDCGRPVELVKEESYFFKLSNYADRLLKYYEEHPDFIQPESRLNEMVSFIKSGLEDLCVSRTSFDWGVKVPFDPKHVVYVWIDALSNYITALGYSTEHDEDFKKYWPADVHLVGKEIVRFHTIIWPAMLMALDLPLPKKVFGHGWLILEGGKMSKSKGNVVDPKELVSKYGVDAIRYFLLREVPFGADGVFSNEALISRINSDLANDFGNLLSRTVTMVEKYFDGVVPEVSDKDDVDDELISIANNLPKVVESYMDKLQFSNALAEIWKLVGRANKYIDETMPWVLAKDENKKGRLKTVLYNLVESLRFVAILITPFMPNTPMKIYEQLGIDDDLRTWDSLKFGLLKSGTKVKRGENIFPRIDVEKELKEAEKESPKKAEVKEEANYIKIDDFAKIDLRVAEVLEAEKVEGADKLLKLKLKVGDEVRQVVSGLALHYKVEELIGKKLVLVANLEPKKLRGIESHGMILAASNEGKLTVVTLDKDIESGAKVK, from the coding sequence ATGGCGAAGACTTTTTACATTACGACACCAATATATTATCCAAGCGATAAGCTGCATATAGGCCATTCCTATACAACTGTTGCTGCAGATGCGATGGCTCGGTTTAAAAGGCTTACAGGCTATGACGTGATGTTTTTGACAGGGACCGATGAACACGGTCAGAAGATACAGAGAAAGGCAAAAGAAAAAGGAGTTACGCCGAAGCAGTATGTGGATGAGATCGTGGCATGGATCAAAGATTTGTGGAAGACGATGGACATAAGCAATGACAAGTTTATAAGGACGACGGACAAGCAGCATGAAGAGATTGTGCAAAAGATATTTACAAAGCTTTATGAAAAAGGGGACATATACAAAAGCGAATACGAAGGATGGTACTGCACACCTTGCGAGACGTTTTGGACTGAGAAACAGCTTGTGGATGGAAACTGCCCAGACTGTGGTAGACCTGTAGAGCTTGTAAAAGAAGAAAGCTATTTCTTCAAGCTTTCAAATTACGCAGATAGGCTTCTTAAATATTACGAGGAGCACCCAGACTTTATACAGCCTGAATCAAGGCTAAATGAGATGGTAAGCTTTATAAAGTCAGGTCTTGAGGACTTGTGCGTATCCAGAACATCATTTGACTGGGGCGTAAAAGTTCCGTTTGACCCAAAACACGTTGTGTATGTTTGGATTGACGCCCTTTCCAACTATATAACTGCGTTGGGTTATTCTACAGAACATGACGAAGATTTTAAAAAGTACTGGCCGGCAGATGTGCACCTTGTTGGAAAGGAAATCGTAAGATTCCACACCATTATATGGCCTGCAATGCTTATGGCACTGGATTTGCCTCTCCCTAAGAAAGTGTTTGGCCATGGTTGGCTTATATTAGAAGGCGGCAAGATGTCAAAGTCGAAGGGCAATGTGGTTGACCCGAAAGAACTTGTGTCGAAATACGGCGTAGATGCCATAAGGTATTTTCTCTTAAGAGAAGTTCCGTTTGGAGCAGATGGCGTATTTTCAAATGAAGCCTTGATTTCCAGGATAAACTCAGATCTTGCCAATGACTTTGGAAATCTTTTAAGCAGGACTGTAACGATGGTAGAAAAATATTTTGACGGTGTAGTACCTGAAGTTTCGGATAAAGATGATGTTGATGATGAGTTAATATCTATCGCAAATAATTTGCCAAAAGTTGTTGAAAGCTATATGGATAAGCTGCAGTTTTCAAATGCTCTTGCGGAGATCTGGAAGCTTGTAGGTCGCGCCAATAAGTACATTGACGAGACGATGCCATGGGTATTGGCAAAAGATGAAAACAAAAAAGGAAGGCTTAAAACTGTTCTTTATAACCTTGTAGAATCACTGAGGTTTGTCGCAATTTTGATAACGCCATTTATGCCAAATACGCCTATGAAGATATATGAACAACTTGGCATCGACGATGATTTAAGGACATGGGATAGCCTTAAATTCGGCTTACTGAAATCAGGCACAAAAGTCAAAAGAGGCGAGAATATTTTCCCGAGGATCGATGTAGAAAAAGAGCTTAAAGAAGCTGAAAAAGAATCGCCTAAAAAAGCAGAGGTAAAAGAAGAGGCAAATTACATTAAAATAGACGACTTTGCAAAAATCGATTTGAGGGTTGCAGAAGTATTAGAAGCGGAAAAAGTAGAAGGCGCCGACAAATTATTAAAGCTTAAGCTTAAAGTAGGCGACGAGGTAAGGCAAGTTGTATCAGGACTTGCGCTGCATTACAAAGTAGAGGAGCTTATAGGTAAAAAACTTGTCCTTGTCGCTAATTTGGAACCTAAAAAATTAAGAGGAATAGAATCGCACGGAATGATTTTGGCGGCATCAAACGAAGGCAAATTGACTGTTGTAACTTTAGATAAAGACATAGAAAGCGGTGCAAAGGTAAAATAG
- a CDS encoding ubiquitin-like domain-containing protein, with translation MDASNRRIWPDAFTELIKKPVGILILAALVILLVGTTVYVNLKKQVTITDNGKTVAVTTFKSSVKDLLAEKNIKLRKEDEVTPSIDSKLKNGMKVSIKRAYPVVIHVDGKDITIYTVKPTLKDVLAQGKITVSPIDKISTSLDSKTYSGMNVTITRVNEKVITQDEDIAFNVQTIQNDNMIRGQTLVVQEGQNGKREKTIKITYEDGKEVSRQVIKDVVVQNPITKIVQVGTLGLLTTSRGETYRYREMKVMDATGYDAPPGSLTYSGATVGRGIIAVDPRVIPLGTRLYVEGYGPGVAADIGEAIKGNIIDLFFTSYREACNWGRRTVRVYILK, from the coding sequence ATGGATGCAAGCAACCGAAGAATTTGGCCGGATGCATTTACTGAGCTTATCAAAAAACCGGTTGGAATTCTGATATTGGCTGCATTGGTCATTTTGTTAGTAGGTACAACTGTATACGTTAACTTGAAAAAACAGGTGACGATCACAGATAACGGAAAAACAGTTGCTGTGACCACATTTAAAAGCAGTGTAAAAGACTTATTGGCGGAGAAAAATATAAAGCTTAGAAAAGAAGACGAAGTTACACCATCGATAGATTCGAAGCTGAAAAATGGAATGAAAGTTAGCATTAAAAGAGCATACCCCGTGGTAATTCACGTTGATGGAAAAGATATTACAATATACACAGTAAAACCAACATTAAAAGATGTATTAGCTCAAGGAAAAATCACAGTAAGTCCCATCGATAAAATTAGCACCTCTTTAGATAGCAAAACATATAGCGGAATGAATGTCACAATTACTAGAGTAAATGAAAAAGTAATAACTCAAGATGAAGATATAGCTTTCAACGTTCAAACAATTCAAAATGACAATATGATAAGAGGTCAGACTTTAGTTGTGCAAGAAGGTCAAAACGGAAAGAGAGAAAAGACGATAAAAATTACATATGAAGATGGGAAAGAAGTATCAAGGCAAGTTATAAAAGACGTCGTAGTGCAAAATCCCATAACAAAGATAGTGCAGGTAGGCACATTAGGGCTTTTGACTACGTCAAGGGGAGAAACCTACAGATATAGAGAGATGAAGGTAATGGATGCGACAGGGTATGATGCACCGCCTGGATCCCTAACGTATTCTGGTGCTACAGTCGGGCGTGGTATCATTGCGGTTGACCCGAGAGTAATACCTTTAGGTACAAGACTTTATGTTGAGGGGTATGGTCCTGGGGTTGCAGCAGATATTGGGGAAGCGATAAAAGGCAATATCATCGATTTGTTCTTTACATCGTATAGAGAAGCGTGTAATTGGGGAAGACGAACTGTTAGAGTTTATATACTTAAGTAG